The Medicago truncatula cultivar Jemalong A17 chromosome 4, MtrunA17r5.0-ANR, whole genome shotgun sequence genome includes a region encoding these proteins:
- the LOC25492432 gene encoding 3-oxoacyl-[acyl-carrier-protein] reductase FabG: MAKQLEPWHDLAGKVVLVTGASAGLGRDFCLDLAGAGCNVIAAARRVDRLQSLCDEINGKDGRLRAVAVELDVAADGGAIEKYVQKAWEAFGHIDALINNAGVRGNVSSPLELTEEEWNNVFRTNITGAWLVSKYVCKLMRDSKRKGSIINISSIAGLERGQVPGGTAYACSKAGVNMLTKVMALELGAHKIRVNSISPGLFKSEITESLMKKDWLNNVAKRTVPLREWGTSNPALTKIVRYLIHDSSEYVTGNIFIADAGATLPGFPIYSSL, translated from the exons atGGCAAAGCAATTAGAACCGTGGCACGACCTCGCCGGAAAAGTGGTCCTTGTCACCGGTGCATCAGCCGGACTCGGCCGTGATTTCTGCCTCGATCTCGCTGGTGCTGGATGTAATGTGATTGCGGCGGCTCGTCGTGTAGATCGTTTACAGTCATTGTGTGATGAAATCAATGGAAAGGATGGAAGGCTCCGTGCTGTTGCGGTGGAGCTTGATGTGGCGGCTGATGGTGGAGCTATAGAGAAGTATGTGCAGAAGGCATGGGAGGCTTTTGGACATATTGATGCGTTGATCAATAATGCTGGTGTTAGAG GAAATGTGAGTTCACCTTTAGAATTGACCGAGGAGGAATGGAATAATGTCTTTAGAACAAACATAACAGGTGCATGGTTGGTATCAAAATATGTATGCAAACTGATGCGTGATTCAAAGAGGAAAGGGTCAATTATCAATATTTCTTCAATTGCTGGCCTAGAAAGGGGGCAAGTGCCCGGTGGAACTGCATATGCTTGTTCAAAGGCAGGCGTGAACATGCTCACAAAG GTAATGGCATTGGAATTGGGGGCACACAAAATCAGAGTGAATTCAATATCACCAGGACTTTTCAAATCTGAAATTACTGAAAGTTTGATGAAGAAAGATTGGCTAAACAATGTAGCCAAGAGAACAGTGCCATTAAGAGAATGGGGCACTTCAAATCCAGCATTAACCAAAATTGTTCGCTACTTAATTCATGATTCTTCTGAATATGTGACAGGAAATATATTTATTGCTGATGCTGGTGCTACCTTACCAGGCTTTCCTATTTATTCTTCACTATGA
- the LOC25492435 gene encoding 3-oxoacyl-[acyl-carrier-protein] reductase FabG — MPKQLEPWHHLAGKVVLVTGASAGIGRDFCLDLARAGCFVIAAARRVDRLQSLCDEINGKDGRLRAVAVELDVAADGGAIEKYVQKAWEAFGHIDALINNAGVRGNVSSPLELTEEEWNNVFKTNITGTWLVSKYVCKLMRDSKRKGSIINISSIAGLERGQLPGGTAYACSKAGVNMLTKVMALELGAYKIRVNSISPGLFKSEITESLMKKDWLNNVAIRTVPLREWGTSNPALTSIARYLIHDSSEYVTGNIFIADAGATLPGFPIYSSL; from the exons atGCCAAAGCAATTAGAACCATGGCATCACCTTGCCGGAAAAGTTGTCCTTGTCACCGGCGCTTCTGCTGGAATCGGCCGTGATTTCTGCCTCGATCTCGCTCGTGCAGGATGTTTTGTGATCGCGGCGGCTCGTCGTGTAGATCGTTTACAGTCATTGTGTGATGAAATCAATGGAAAGGATGGAAGGCTCCGTGCTGTTGCGGTGGAGCTTGATGTGGCGGCTGATGGTGGAGCTATAGAGAAGTATGTGCAGAAGGCATGGGAGGCTTTTGGACATATTGATGCGTTGATCAATAATGCTGGTGTTAGAG GAAATGTGAGTTCACCCTTGGAATTGACTGAGGAGGAATGGAACAATGTGTTTAAAACAAACATAACAGGTACATGGTTAGTGTCAAAATATGTATGCAAACTCATGCGTGATTCAAAGAGGAAAGGATCAATTATCAATATCTCTTCAATTGCTGGCCTAGAGAGGGGGCAATTGCCCGGTGGAACTGCATATGCTTGTTCAAAGGCTGGCGTCAACATGCTCACAAAG gTGATGGCATTGGAATTGGGGGCATACAAAATCAGAGTGAATTCAATATCACCAGGACTTTTCAAATCTGAAATTACTGAAAGTTTGATGAAGAAAGATTGGCTAAACAATGTAGCCATAAGAACAGTGCCATTAAGAGAATGGGGGACTTCAAATCCAGCATTAACATCAATTGCTCGCTACTTAATTCATGATTCTTCTGAATATGTGACAGGAAATATATTTATTGCTGATGCTGGTGCTACCTTACCAGGCTTTCCTATTTATTCCTCACTATGA